A stretch of Homo sapiens chromosome 12, GRCh38.p14 Primary Assembly DNA encodes these proteins:
- the BCDIN3D gene encoding RNA 5'-monophosphate methyltransferase, producing MAVPTELDGGSVKETAAEEESRVLAPGAAPFGNFPHYSRFHPPEQRLRLLPPELLRQLFPESPENGPILGLDVGCNSGDLSVALYKHFLSLPDGETCSDASREFRLLCCDIDPVLVKRAEKECPFPDALTFITLDFMNQRTRKVLLSSFLSQFGRSVFDIGFCMSITMWIHLNHGDHGLWEFLAHLSSLCHYLLVEPQPWKCYRAAARRLRKLGLHDFDHFHSLAIRGDMPNQIVQILTQDHGMELICCFGNTSWDRSLLLFRAKQTIETHPIPESLIEKGKEKNRLSFQKQ from the exons ATGGCGGTGCCCACGGAACTGGATGGAGGGAGTGTTAAGGAGACCGCAGCGGAAGAGGAATCGCGAGTTCTGGCACCTGGCGCCGCCCCGTTCGGAAATTTTCCTCATTATTCTCGCTTCCACCCTCCGGAGCAACGGCTCCGCCTCCTGCCCCCGGAGCTGCTTCGACAGCTCTTTCCTGAGAGTCCCGAGAACGGGCCGATTCTGGGGCTCGACGTGGGGTGTAACTCCGGG GATCTGAGTGTGGCTCTATACAAACACTTCCTCTCCCTACCTGACGGGGAAACCTGCTCAGATGCCTCAAGAGAATTCCGTCTCCTCTGCTGCGACATAGATCCAGTCCTGGTGAAGCGAGCCGAAAAAGAATGTCCTTTTCCTGATGCCTTGACTTTTATCACCCTGGACTTCATGAATCAAAGGACCCGGAAGGTTCTCTTGAGCTCTTTCTTAAGCCAATTTGGACGTTCAGTTTTTGACATTGGCTTCTGCATGTCAATAACCATGTGGATTCATCTGAATCATGGAGACCATGGCCTATGGGAGTTCCTGGCCCATCTTTCCTCCCTCTGCCACTACCTCCTTGTGGAGCCCCAACCCTGGAAGTGTTACCGGGCAGCTGCAAGGCGTCTCCGAAAGCTGGGACTCCATGATTTTGACCACTTCCACTCCCTTGCCATCCGAGGTGACATGCCCAATCAGATTGTGCAGATCTTGACCCAGGATCATGGCATGGAATTAATATGTTGCTTTGGCAACACCAGTTGGGACAGAAGCCTTCTGCTCTTCAGGGCAAAACAAACCATAGAGACTCATCCAATCCCTGAATCACTgatagaaaaagggaaagaaaagaacagattaAGTTTCCAGAAGCAGTGA